In Scleropages formosus chromosome 18, fSclFor1.1, whole genome shotgun sequence, one DNA window encodes the following:
- the LOC108940713 gene encoding ankyrin repeat and IBR domain-containing protein 1-like isoform X2 has product MGNTAGKFRKALITGDEALACQIYEGHPQFRESLDPNASYGDAYQHNTALHYASRHAMTQLLRAFLFNKEGNPNKRNLHNETALHLLCMGPRILLPEAALLPRLARPHEDERRRLECLRLVLGWTGARLDRGEYERADVNGADNKKNTCLHYAAASGMVTCVELLLRSDVDLFAENESKETACDCAERWQHRDLALRLESHMVFSRGPEAEDVQVQCAALDQRVPYEGLRPQDLRRLKDMLIVETADMLQAPLFTAEALLRAHDWDREKLLEAWMSSAEDCCQRSGVQMPTPPPTGYNAWDTLPSARTPRTTRSSVTSPDEISVDEDMPSCGICMCTISVFEEPVDMACGHEFCRACWEGFLNVKIQEGDAHNIFCPAFDCFQLVPVEVIESVVSREMDKRYLQFDIKAFVENNPSIRWCPRAGCERAVRLSRQDPGNSSSELLNQPLLQAPAVDCGKGHLFCWECLGEAHEPCTCQTWKQWLQKVSEMHPEKLAGVSAAYEDAANLLWLRTNSKPCPICKSPIQKNEGCNHMQCAKCKYDFCWICLEEWKKHSSSTGGYYRCTRYEVIQQVEEQSKELTAEAERKHRSYQELNRFMHYYTRYKNHEHSYQLERRLLKTAKAKMEQLSRALGGWEGSPPDTTFIEDAVQELLKTRRILKCSYPYGFFLEPKSTKKEIFELMQTDLEMVTEDLAQKVNRPYLRTPRHKIIRAACLVQQKRQEFLASVARGVAPNDSPVAPRHSSAGGVWDSGFTSHESYADLQRRRRQRQHGESFILHNITTGSNGTSTLDPWERGSGRRHSLSIALSSLEEDDAHMLLAIQMSLQDSGLAAADEPHELTSSEGPLGAIGSSSPPRLDPAARNMEATWAAGSRGFSEPLMCSSPVNSEDAPVEPPGGTLSSGEGDHTNLSSATNASLPTGVMTHSNDAHSRLVTSIPFSSSSAAPLGLQEAVTAVEVPQLLPLPSEELQQQQAEGCVPSRDLETVQLTHLEADSENAEATQPMLPDCRRTLSAADIPKCDSDSTPHSSSASSDWEEQVHLV; this is encoded by the exons ATGGGGAACACGGCCGGCAAGTTCCGCAAGGCGCTCATCACCGGGGACGAGGCCCTGGCCTGCCAGATATATGAGGGCCACCCCCAGTTCCGGGAGTCCCTGGATCCCAACGCCTCCTACGGGGATGCCTATCAGCACAACACTGCGCTGCACTACGCCTCCAGGCACGCCATGACTCAGCTGCTGAG GGCGTTCCTTTTCAACAAGGAGGGCAACCCCAACAAGCGCAACCTGCACAACGAGACGGCCCTGCATTTGCTCTGCATGGGGCCCCGCATCCTGCTGCCGGAGGCGGCGCTGCTCCCGCGCCTGGCCCGGCCCCACGAGGACGAGCGGAGACGCCTCGAATGCCTTCGCCTCGTCTTAGGCTGGACCGGCGCCAGGCTGGACCGCGGGGAGTACGAGCGGGCCGACGTCAACGGCGCCGACAACAAAAAGAACACGTGTCTGCACTACGCCGCTGCCTCAGGGATGGTCACGTGTGTCGAG TTGCTGCTGAGGAGCGACGTGGACCTCTTTGCGGAGAACGAGAGCAAGGAGACGGCGTGCGACTGCGCCGAGCGGTGGCAGCACAGGGATCTGGCCCTCCGCCTCGAGTCTCACATGGTCTTCTCCCGAGGCCCCGAAGCCGAGGATGTCCAAGTCCAGTGCGCCGCCCTGGACCAAAGAGTG CCGTATGAGGGTCTGAGGCCGCAGGATCTGCGTCGGCTGAAGGACATGTTGATTGTGGAGACAGCGGACATGCTGCAGGCCCCCCTCTTCACTGCTGAGGCTTTGCTCCGGGCTCACG actgggacagggagaagtTACTTGAAGCCTGGATGTCCAGTGCCGAAGACTGTTGCCAGCGGTCAGGGGTCCAGATGCCCACTCCGCCCCCTACTGGCTACAATGCCTGGGACACTCTGCCATCTGCACGGACGCCCCGCACGACCAGGTCGTCTGTGACTTCGCCTGACGAGATTAGCGTGGATGAGGACATGCCTTCA tgtggcatttgcatgtgcACCATTTCAGTGTTTGAAGAACCAGTGGATATGGCCTGTGGACATGAGTTCtgcagagcatgctgggaagg GTTCTTGAATGTGAAGATCCAGGAGGGGGATGCACACAATATCTTCTGCCCAGCATTTGACTGCTTCCAGCTGGTCCCTGTGGAGGTCATCGAGAGCGTGGTTTCCCGGGAAATGGACAAGCGCTATCTTCAATTTGACATTAAG GCATTTGTGGAAAACAACCCCTCTATCCGCTGGTGCCCCAGGGCAGGGTGCGAGAGGGCGGTGCGACTGTCCCGGCAGGACCCAGGAAACAGCTCCTCGGAGCTGCTCAACCAGCCCTTGCTCCAGGCCCCTGCAGTGGATTGTGGGAAAGGCCATCTCTTCTGCTG GGAATGTCTTGGAGAGGCCCACGAACCCTGTACCTGCCAAACGTGGAAGCAGTGGCTCCAGAAAGTGTCTGAGATGCATCCAGAGAAGT TGGCTGGTGTGAGCGCGGCTTACGAAGATGCTGCCAACCTCCTGTGGCTGCGCACTAACTCCAAACCGTGTCCCATCTGCAAGTCCCCCATCCAGAAGAATGAGGGTTGCAACCACATGCAGTGTGCCAAG TGCAAGTACGACTTCTGCTGGATCTGCCTCGAGGAGTGGAAGAAGCACAGCTCGTCCACGGGGGGCTACTACCGCTGCACGCGCTACGAGGTCATCcagcaggtggaggagcagTCCAAGGAGCTGACGGCAGAG GCGGAACGCAAGCACAGGAGCTATCAGGAACTTAACCGCTTTATGCACTACTACACACGATACAAGAACCACGAACACAGCTATCAG CTGGAACGGCGTCTGCTGAAGACGGCCAAAGCAAAGATGGAGCAGCTGAGCAGAGCCTTGGGTGGAT GGGAGGGCAGCCCCCCAGACACCACGTTCATCGAAGATGCCGtgcaggagctgctgaagaCACGTCGCATCCTCAAGTGCTCTTACCCCTACGGCTTCTTTTTGGAgcccaaaagcacaaagaaggAAATTTTTGAACTTATGCAG ACTGACCTGGAGATGGTGACTGAGGACCTTGCCCAGAAAGTCAACCGGCCCTACCTCCGCACTCCCCGCCATAAAATCATCCGCGCCGCCTGCCTGGTCCAACAGAAGAGACAGGAGTTCCTGGCATCTGTGGCGCGGGGTGTGGCACCCAACGACTCTCCCGTGGCCCCCCGACATAG CTCTGCTGGAGGAGTATGGGACTCGGGCTTCACCTCCCATGAG AGCTACGCTGACCTCCAGCGCAGGCGCAGGCAGAGGCAGCATGGGGAGTCCTTCATCCTACACAACATCACCACTGGTTCTAATGGGACCAGCACTTTGG ATCCTTGGGAGCGAGGCAGTGGCCGGAGACATAGCCTCAGCATA GCCCTGAGCTCCTTGGAGGAGGACGACGCCCACATGCTGCTGGCAATCCAGATGTCCCTGCAGGACTCCGGCCTTGCGGCAGCCGACGAGCCCCATGAGCTCACTAGCAGCGAGGGCCCTCTGGGAGCTATAGGCTCCTCATCTCCTCCAAGACTAGACCCTGCGGCCCGCAACATGGAAGCTACTTGGGCTGCGGGTTCCAGGGGCTTCTCTGAGCCCCTGATGTGCAGCAGCCCCGTCAACAGTGAAGATGCACCTGTAGAGCCACCAGGGGGCACCCTGTCCTCTGGAGAGGGTGACCACACCAATCTCAGCTCTGCTACCAATGCCTCCCTTCCAACTGGTGTCATGACCCATTCCAATGATGCTCATTCAAGACTTGTCACATCCatccccttctcctcttcctcagcgGCTCCGTTGGGCCTGCAGGAGGCAGTCACTGCCGTCGAAGTGCCACAGCTGCTCCCGCTGCCCTCAGAGGAGTTACAGCAGCAACAAGCGGAAGGGTGCGTCCCCAGCCGAGACCTGGAGACAGTGCAGCTCACCCATCTAGAAGCGGACTCTGAGAACGCCGAGGCCACGCAGCCCATGCTGCCAGATTGTAGGAGGACCCTCAGCGCTGCTGACATCCCCAAATGCGACTCGGATTCTACCCCCCATTCCAGCAGTGCCTCCTCTGACTGGGAAGAACAAGTGCACTTGGTCTGA
- the LOC108940616 gene encoding protein lifeguard 1, with amino-acid sequence MAKNTTVTEDLPPPYNYNGYPQQPAPPETFQVAPGNMAMGSVGGDCAGNAEGQTPGAPPAYSEGLEDFSCFSDAAIRRGFVRKVYLTLMVQLLVTTAIICAFLYWHELRVWTIHSTWFTYTMLAIVFALILVLSCCGNLRRKVPLNFIFLALFTAAEGLALGSVTVFYEAEAVLWAVGATAFVSFALSVFAMQTKWDFTALSGSLWAICWSLVTFGILCAILRSHYLYIVYASLGTLIFSVYLVIDTQFMLGGKHRYSVSPEEYIFVALNLYLDIVSLFLFILQLFGLSR; translated from the exons ATGGCGAAAAACACCACCGTTACGGAAGACTTGCCCCCACCGTACAACTACAACGGCTACCCCCAGCAGCCAGCGCCACCAGAAACCTTCCAGGTGGCCCCGGGAAACATGGCCATGGGCTCCGTGGGGGGCGACTGCGCAGGGAATGCCGAGGGCCAGACCCCCGGTGCCCCACCGGCATACTCTGAGGGTTTGGAGGACTTCAGCTGCTTCTCGGACGCAGCCATCAGGAGAG GTTTCGTCAGAAAGGTCTACTTGACGCTCATGGTTCAGCTGCTGGTCACCACAGCCATCATCTGCGCCTTTCTCTACTG GCATGAACTCAGAGTCTGGACGATACATAGCACCTGGTTCACATACACTATGCT GGCGATAGTGTTTGCGCTCATCCTCGTCCTGTCGTGCTGTGGAAACCTGCGGCGAAAAGTGCCGCTGAATTTCATCTTCCTTGCACTGTTT ACAGCGGCGGAAGGCCTGGCGCTGGGTTCGGTCACTGT GTTCTACGAAGCTGAGGCTGTGCTTTGGGCTGTCGGGGCCACCGCTTTCGTCTCTTTTGCTCTGAGCGTGTTTGCGATGCAGACAAAG tgggacttcacagCACTGAGTGGAAGCCTTTGGGCCATATGCTGGTCCCTGGTCACTTTCGGTATCCTGTGTGCAATCCTGCGCTCACAC TATCTGTACATTGTGTACGCCAGCCTCGGGACGCTCATCTTTTCTGTG TATCTGGTGATCGACACGCAGTTCATGCTGGGCGGGAAACACAGATACAGCGTCAGTCCGGAGGAGTACATCTTCGTGGCGCTCAACCTCTACTTGGACATCGTCTCGCTTTTCCTTTTCATACTGCAGCTCTTCGGGCTGAGTCGTTGA
- the LOC108940713 gene encoding ankyrin repeat and IBR domain-containing protein 1-like isoform X1 — translation MGNTAGKFRKALITGDEALACQIYEGHPQFRESLDPNASYGDAYQHNTALHYASRHAMTQLLRAFLFNKEGNPNKRNLHNETALHLLCMGPRILLPEAALLPRLARPHEDERRRLECLRLVLGWTGARLDRGEYERADVNGADNKKNTCLHYAAASGMVTCVELLLRSDVDLFAENESKETACDCAERWQHRDLALRLESHMVFSRGPEAEDVQVQCAALDQRVPYEGLRPQDLRRLKDMLIVETADMLQAPLFTAEALLRAHDWDREKLLEAWMSSAEDCCQRSGVQMPTPPPTGYNAWDTLPSARTPRTTRSSVTSPDEISVDEDMPSCGICMCTISVFEEPVDMACGHEFCRACWEGFLNVKIQEGDAHNIFCPAFDCFQLVPVEVIESVVSREMDKRYLQFDIKAFVENNPSIRWCPRAGCERAVRLSRQDPGNSSSELLNQPLLQAPAVDCGKGHLFCWECLGEAHEPCTCQTWKQWLQKVSEMHPEKLAGVSAAYEDAANLLWLRTNSKPCPICKSPIQKNEGCNHMQCAKCKYDFCWICLEEWKKHSSSTGGYYRCTRYEVIQQVEEQSKELTAEAERKHRSYQELNRFMHYYTRYKNHEHSYQLERRLLKTAKAKMEQLSRALGGWEGSPPDTTFIEDAVQELLKTRRILKCSYPYGFFLEPKSTKKEIFELMQTDLEMVTEDLAQKVNRPYLRTPRHKIIRAACLVQQKRQEFLASVARGVAPNDSPVAPRHSSAGGVWDSGFTSHESYADLQRRRRQRQHGESFILHNITTGSNGTSTLDPWERGSGRRHSLSIPAFQALSSLEEDDAHMLLAIQMSLQDSGLAAADEPHELTSSEGPLGAIGSSSPPRLDPAARNMEATWAAGSRGFSEPLMCSSPVNSEDAPVEPPGGTLSSGEGDHTNLSSATNASLPTGVMTHSNDAHSRLVTSIPFSSSSAAPLGLQEAVTAVEVPQLLPLPSEELQQQQAEGCVPSRDLETVQLTHLEADSENAEATQPMLPDCRRTLSAADIPKCDSDSTPHSSSASSDWEEQVHLV, via the exons ATGGGGAACACGGCCGGCAAGTTCCGCAAGGCGCTCATCACCGGGGACGAGGCCCTGGCCTGCCAGATATATGAGGGCCACCCCCAGTTCCGGGAGTCCCTGGATCCCAACGCCTCCTACGGGGATGCCTATCAGCACAACACTGCGCTGCACTACGCCTCCAGGCACGCCATGACTCAGCTGCTGAG GGCGTTCCTTTTCAACAAGGAGGGCAACCCCAACAAGCGCAACCTGCACAACGAGACGGCCCTGCATTTGCTCTGCATGGGGCCCCGCATCCTGCTGCCGGAGGCGGCGCTGCTCCCGCGCCTGGCCCGGCCCCACGAGGACGAGCGGAGACGCCTCGAATGCCTTCGCCTCGTCTTAGGCTGGACCGGCGCCAGGCTGGACCGCGGGGAGTACGAGCGGGCCGACGTCAACGGCGCCGACAACAAAAAGAACACGTGTCTGCACTACGCCGCTGCCTCAGGGATGGTCACGTGTGTCGAG TTGCTGCTGAGGAGCGACGTGGACCTCTTTGCGGAGAACGAGAGCAAGGAGACGGCGTGCGACTGCGCCGAGCGGTGGCAGCACAGGGATCTGGCCCTCCGCCTCGAGTCTCACATGGTCTTCTCCCGAGGCCCCGAAGCCGAGGATGTCCAAGTCCAGTGCGCCGCCCTGGACCAAAGAGTG CCGTATGAGGGTCTGAGGCCGCAGGATCTGCGTCGGCTGAAGGACATGTTGATTGTGGAGACAGCGGACATGCTGCAGGCCCCCCTCTTCACTGCTGAGGCTTTGCTCCGGGCTCACG actgggacagggagaagtTACTTGAAGCCTGGATGTCCAGTGCCGAAGACTGTTGCCAGCGGTCAGGGGTCCAGATGCCCACTCCGCCCCCTACTGGCTACAATGCCTGGGACACTCTGCCATCTGCACGGACGCCCCGCACGACCAGGTCGTCTGTGACTTCGCCTGACGAGATTAGCGTGGATGAGGACATGCCTTCA tgtggcatttgcatgtgcACCATTTCAGTGTTTGAAGAACCAGTGGATATGGCCTGTGGACATGAGTTCtgcagagcatgctgggaagg GTTCTTGAATGTGAAGATCCAGGAGGGGGATGCACACAATATCTTCTGCCCAGCATTTGACTGCTTCCAGCTGGTCCCTGTGGAGGTCATCGAGAGCGTGGTTTCCCGGGAAATGGACAAGCGCTATCTTCAATTTGACATTAAG GCATTTGTGGAAAACAACCCCTCTATCCGCTGGTGCCCCAGGGCAGGGTGCGAGAGGGCGGTGCGACTGTCCCGGCAGGACCCAGGAAACAGCTCCTCGGAGCTGCTCAACCAGCCCTTGCTCCAGGCCCCTGCAGTGGATTGTGGGAAAGGCCATCTCTTCTGCTG GGAATGTCTTGGAGAGGCCCACGAACCCTGTACCTGCCAAACGTGGAAGCAGTGGCTCCAGAAAGTGTCTGAGATGCATCCAGAGAAGT TGGCTGGTGTGAGCGCGGCTTACGAAGATGCTGCCAACCTCCTGTGGCTGCGCACTAACTCCAAACCGTGTCCCATCTGCAAGTCCCCCATCCAGAAGAATGAGGGTTGCAACCACATGCAGTGTGCCAAG TGCAAGTACGACTTCTGCTGGATCTGCCTCGAGGAGTGGAAGAAGCACAGCTCGTCCACGGGGGGCTACTACCGCTGCACGCGCTACGAGGTCATCcagcaggtggaggagcagTCCAAGGAGCTGACGGCAGAG GCGGAACGCAAGCACAGGAGCTATCAGGAACTTAACCGCTTTATGCACTACTACACACGATACAAGAACCACGAACACAGCTATCAG CTGGAACGGCGTCTGCTGAAGACGGCCAAAGCAAAGATGGAGCAGCTGAGCAGAGCCTTGGGTGGAT GGGAGGGCAGCCCCCCAGACACCACGTTCATCGAAGATGCCGtgcaggagctgctgaagaCACGTCGCATCCTCAAGTGCTCTTACCCCTACGGCTTCTTTTTGGAgcccaaaagcacaaagaaggAAATTTTTGAACTTATGCAG ACTGACCTGGAGATGGTGACTGAGGACCTTGCCCAGAAAGTCAACCGGCCCTACCTCCGCACTCCCCGCCATAAAATCATCCGCGCCGCCTGCCTGGTCCAACAGAAGAGACAGGAGTTCCTGGCATCTGTGGCGCGGGGTGTGGCACCCAACGACTCTCCCGTGGCCCCCCGACATAG CTCTGCTGGAGGAGTATGGGACTCGGGCTTCACCTCCCATGAG AGCTACGCTGACCTCCAGCGCAGGCGCAGGCAGAGGCAGCATGGGGAGTCCTTCATCCTACACAACATCACCACTGGTTCTAATGGGACCAGCACTTTGG ATCCTTGGGAGCGAGGCAGTGGCCGGAGACATAGCCTCAGCATA CCTGCGTTCCAGGCCCTGAGCTCCTTGGAGGAGGACGACGCCCACATGCTGCTGGCAATCCAGATGTCCCTGCAGGACTCCGGCCTTGCGGCAGCCGACGAGCCCCATGAGCTCACTAGCAGCGAGGGCCCTCTGGGAGCTATAGGCTCCTCATCTCCTCCAAGACTAGACCCTGCGGCCCGCAACATGGAAGCTACTTGGGCTGCGGGTTCCAGGGGCTTCTCTGAGCCCCTGATGTGCAGCAGCCCCGTCAACAGTGAAGATGCACCTGTAGAGCCACCAGGGGGCACCCTGTCCTCTGGAGAGGGTGACCACACCAATCTCAGCTCTGCTACCAATGCCTCCCTTCCAACTGGTGTCATGACCCATTCCAATGATGCTCATTCAAGACTTGTCACATCCatccccttctcctcttcctcagcgGCTCCGTTGGGCCTGCAGGAGGCAGTCACTGCCGTCGAAGTGCCACAGCTGCTCCCGCTGCCCTCAGAGGAGTTACAGCAGCAACAAGCGGAAGGGTGCGTCCCCAGCCGAGACCTGGAGACAGTGCAGCTCACCCATCTAGAAGCGGACTCTGAGAACGCCGAGGCCACGCAGCCCATGCTGCCAGATTGTAGGAGGACCCTCAGCGCTGCTGACATCCCCAAATGCGACTCGGATTCTACCCCCCATTCCAGCAGTGCCTCCTCTGACTGGGAAGAACAAGTGCACTTGGTCTGA